The Rissa tridactyla isolate bRisTri1 chromosome 16, bRisTri1.patW.cur.20221130, whole genome shotgun sequence genome includes a window with the following:
- the CCNL2 gene encoding cyclin-L2 isoform X2 has protein sequence MNDSLRTDVFVRFQPESIACACIYLAARTLEIPLPNRPHWFLLFGATEEEIQEICLKILQLYTRKKVDLSDLESKVEKKKLAIEEAKAQAKGLVPEGAPSLDNTSGFSPVPKNESPKEVKGNKPSPLPVQAMKNAKRKTEGAKRMSSNSPVNGVQKGRESRSRSGSRDQSYSRSPSRSASPKHRKSESYSTSSGSKSHSRSRSRSDSPPRQFNHSSSYKGSKVRSYKKSKDYKYSTHKPRKSRSRSSSRSRSRSRERSDHSGKYKKKSHYYRNHRHERSRSYERASHRYDRDHPGHSRHRR, from the exons ATGAATGATAGCCTGAGAACAGATGTCTTTGTCAGATTCCAGCCGGAAAGCATTGCCTGTGCATGTATTTACCTTGCAGCCAGGACACTGGAG aTTCCACTTCCTAATCGTCCACACTGGTTTTTACTCTTCGGAGCAACGGAGGAAGAGATTCAAGAAATCTGCTTAAAAATTTTGCAGCTCTATACTCGGAAAAAG GTTGATTTATCTGATCTGGAAAGtaaagtggaaaagaagaaattagctATCGAAGAGGCAAAAGCACAAGCTAAAGGTTTAGTACCTGAGGGAGCCCCAAGTTTGGATAACACATCGGGATTTTCCCCAGTACCGAAAAATG AGTCTCCAAAAGAGGTTAAAGGAAATAAACCTTCACCGCTACCTGTTCAGGCAATGAAGAACGCTAAAAGGAAAACGGAAGGAGCAAAAAGAATGAGTTCAAATAGCCCAGTAAATGG TgttcagaaaggaagagaaagcagaagtcGAAGTGGAAGTAGAGATCAAAGTTACTCAAGATCTCCATCTAGATCCGCATCCCCTAAGCACCG GAAAAGTGAAAGTTACTCTACATCGAGCGGTTCCAAATCCCACAGCCGTTCTAGGAGCCGCAGTGACTCTCCTCCGAGGCAGTTCAACCACAGTTCTAGCTATAAAGGTTCCAAGGTGAGAAGTTACAAGAAATCAAAAGACTACAAATACTCAACACACAAACCACGGAAGTCTCGCAGCAGGAGCTCGTCGCGTTCCAGAAGCCGATCCAGGGAGCGCTCGGACCATTCGGGGAAGTACAAGAAGAAGAGTCACTACTACAGAAATCACAGGCACGAGCGGTCGCGCTCCTATGAGCGAGCAAGTCATCGCTATGACCGAGACCATCCTGGCCACAGCAGGCATAGGCGATGA